GATGTAGCGGGTGGACTGCTCGAGGTAGGCCATGAGGCGGCCCCACTCGAGCACCTTCGTGAGCAGGTTGGAGGCCTGCTCACACGCCAGGTGGACCCCACCGAGCTGGGCCACGGAGTCGTCGCCGTAGTCGAAGAAGACCCGGTCGTAGAGGTCTTCCGCCCGCCGCAGGCCGACCGTGGCGTCGATGGAGATGTCGCCGCTGATGTCGAGATCGCCGACGAACTCGTCGAGGAACAGCCGGCGCAGGCTCTTGGGCGAGCGGGAGTAGCGGGCGAAAAGGGCCCCCTTGACCACCTCGGGGAGGTTGACGAGGGCGAAGACCGGCCCGTCGAGGTTGGTGAAGTAGCGCCGCAGGATGTCGGCCTCTTCGGGCTCGTAGTCCTCGGCGACGTACACGCTCACGCGGGCTGCTGCTCCCAGGGTCGCTCCACGACGGCCGAGGTTACGGCGCGCGCGGTCGTCGGTCGGGTATCCCCCGCCCGCGCCCTCAAGTGCCGTGGGCGGCGGCGAACTCGGCCTTGGCCGCGTCGACCAGCTCGGGCTGCAACCAGAGGTCGGCCACGGTCATGGCCATGGCCTTGGCGCCGTCGAGCACGGCCTTGTCGCCTGCCTCGGAGCCCGCGTACGCGGTGAACTCGGGCGAGTGGATGGAGATGTTCGGGGGCGAGACCGCGATCATCGGGTGGATCGACGGCACCAGGTGGCTCACGTTGCCCATGTCGGTGCTGCCGACCACGCCCGGCACGTCGGCGGGGTCGAGCAGGGTGCGGCCCGTGGCCGCGGCGTTGGCCGTGTAGAGGTCGACCAGGGTGGCGCTGTCGGCCATGTCGGCGTACGCGGGGTACTCCCAATGGTGGGTCATGGTGCACCCGGCGGCGTCCGCGCCGGCCTGGAGGCAGGCGAGAACCCGCTCCTTCAGCGGTTCGAGGGTGCGCAGGGAGCGCGAGCGGACGTACCAGTGCGCCGCCGCTTCCTTCGGGACGATGTTGGGCTTGTCGCCCGCCTTGGTGAACACGCCGTGCACCCGCTCGTCGGGGCGGATGTGCTGGCGCAGGGCGGCGACATTCATGTAGCCGAGCACCGCCGCGTCCAGTGCGTTGCGCCCCCGGTGCGGGTAGGCGGCGGCGTGGGCGGCCTCGCCCTCGTACTCCACGAAGACCTGCTGGATGGCGATGGCGTTCATCGAGATCAGGTCCCCGCCGGCGGGGTGCACCATCATCGCCGCGTCGATGCCCTCGAAGGCCCCCTGGTCGGCCATCAGGACCTTGCCTCCGCCTCCCTCCTCCGCCGGGGTGCCGAGGATCACCACCCGGCCGCCGAGCTCGTCGGCCAGCGCCGCGGCGGCGAGGCCTGCCCCGAGACCCGCGGTGCCGATGATGTTGTGGCCGCAGGCGTGGCCCACGCCCGGGAGCGCGTCGTACTCGCACAGCACCGCGATGGTGGGGCCATCGCTGCCGGCACGCGCCGCGAACGCCGTGTCGAGGCCGTAGGCGTGGCGCTCCACGTCGAGGCCATCGGCCTCGAGGATGCCCGTGAGCAGCTCGTGGGCGAAGTGCTCCTCGAAGGCCAGCTCGGGGTGCTCGTGCAACTGGTGGGACGCGTCGATCAGCAGGTCGGCCCGCCGGTCGACCTCCGCCGTGATGCGTTCCTTCGCCGTGGCCAGGTCCATGCGCCGCACCCTAGCGACACGGCCTCGCTAGACGACGACGGTGAGGGCGTCGGCCTCGATGCGCACGGAGAGCGTGCGGGCGGTTCCGGGGAGGCGCTCACCGTCGAGCCACACCGCCGTGCGCGGAGGGAGGTCCATCTGGACGGCCGCCACCCGCCGCTCGACGATGTCCGGGTGGGGCACGTGCGTCCCCTGGGGCAGTCGCCGCCACGCCTTCGTCCGGTCTCGCAGGGAGAGCTCGGCGGTGAGCAGGTCCAGGCGGCCGTCGTTGGGATGGGACCGTGGGGCGACGTCCCAGTGCTCGAGCCACTGGGCGTTCATGGCCGCCAGGACCGGGCCGTGCCACCAGGACCGCCGGGCGATCAGGTGGGCCACGAACCAGTGCTGACGACCGTCGACCAGGACCGAGCCGAGGTCGACGACCGCGCGGGTGGCGTCGTCGGAGCGGAGGTGGCCCTCGTCCCCCCGTCCTCCCAGCGTGCGGCAGAGGTCACCTCCGAGCAGGCCGAGCGGCGGCGGCTCCTCCCCCGCCCGTCTCGCCCGCTCGACGACGGCGCGCGCCTCGGCATCGGTGTGCACCACCACGCCCTCGGACGGCAGCGGCCCGGACGATCCCCAGGCCTCACCTCGGCGGATGGTCACGGCGGGGTCACCTCGCCGACCACCGAGGAGGCCGAGACCACCCCCCGGAAGAGCTCGTCCGCGGCGATCCGGGCCGTCCGGGCCGTGTCCGGGTCGGGGGCGACGTCCGCCACCTGGCGCAGGAGGTCGATGAGCTGCTTGGCGTTGCGCACGAAGTCACCCCCGGAGAGGTCCTCGTCGTCGAGGACGTCGTCGAGGGCCTCGCCGGCCGCCCAGGCGTGGGCGAGGGCGAAGAAACCGGGCTCGGGGGCCCGGGTCAGGGGAAGGGCCGCCCGGCGCTCGGCGCCGTTGAGCGTGGCGGCCAGCCGCTCCAGCCCGTCGAAGCGCTCACGGAGCTTCGCCGACGGGAACCACGGGGTCGGCGGCGGCGCCGGGCTCCGGTGCTCGTAGGTGAAGCAGGACACGAGTCCGGCGAGCGAAGCCGGGTCCAGGCCGTCGAGCAGGCCCTCGGTG
This region of Acidimicrobiales bacterium genomic DNA includes:
- a CDS encoding M20 family metallopeptidase, translated to MDLATAKERITAEVDRRADLLIDASHQLHEHPELAFEEHFAHELLTGILEADGLDVERHAYGLDTAFAARAGSDGPTIAVLCEYDALPGVGHACGHNIIGTAGLGAGLAAAALADELGGRVVILGTPAEEGGGGKVLMADQGAFEGIDAAMMVHPAGGDLISMNAIAIQQVFVEYEGEAAHAAAYPHRGRNALDAAVLGYMNVAALRQHIRPDERVHGVFTKAGDKPNIVPKEAAAHWYVRSRSLRTLEPLKERVLACLQAGADAAGCTMTHHWEYPAYADMADSATLVDLYTANAAATGRTLLDPADVPGVVGSTDMGNVSHLVPSIHPMIAVSPPNISIHSPEFTAYAGSEAGDKAVLDGAKAMAMTVADLWLQPELVDAAKAEFAAAHGT